DNA from Limnohabitans sp.:
GTGGATAAGCTCTTGATAAAGCTGCCTGTCCAGTGCCTCGTGATCAATTCTGTCCACAATAAAAAGTACTCAATGACCGAGGGAATTTCCCCTGATTTCCAGATGGATGCGGGCCACGCCCTGTGGCAGGCATGCGTTGAAGACCTTGCGCGTGAGCTGCCGGAAAACCAGTTCAATACCTGGATCAAACCGCTCACCGCGCAAGCATCGCAAGACCAGCAAACAATCACCCTGTTCGTTGCAAACCGATTCAAGCTGGACTGGATTCGGTCGCAATATGCGGGCCGGCTGGCGGCCCTGCTCGAAAAAATCCAGGGGCACCCAATCAAGATCGAGTTAGCGATCACTCCTCGTGAACGTATTGTCAGATCTGGAATGGCATCCACGCCATCATCCATGGAAATGCCCGTGCAAGCCTCTGCGGTGGCCGATGAAGGGGCCACCAGCGCCTTTCGCAGCCGACTCAACGCGTCCTTGAACTTTGACAACCTGGTCGAGGGCACAGCCAACCGCATGGCGCGTGCTGCTGCCATGCACGTCGCGGGCTCGCCGGGGCAGCTTTACAACCCCCTGTTCATCTATGGTGGTGTGGGTTTGGGCAAGACCCACCTGATGCATGCGATTGGCAACAAACTGCTGGCCGAGCGCCCGGAGGCCAAGGTTCTTTACATCCATGCTGAACAATTCGTTTCGGATGTGGTTAAAGCCTACCAGCGCAAGACTTTTGACGAATTTAAATTCCATTACCACTCGCTCGATTTGCTGCTCATCGACGACGTGCAGTTATTTGCCAACAAGGACCGCACGCAAGAAGAGTTCTTCAATGCCTTCGAAGCCCTGCTGGCCAAAAAGTCGCACATCGTGATGACCAGCGACACCTACCCCAAGGGCCTGGCCGACATACACGAGCGCCTGGTCTCGCGTTTCGATTCGGGCCTCACGGTGGCGATGGAGCCACCCGAGCTCGAAATGCGTGTGGCCATCCTGATCAACAAAGCCATCAGCGAAGGCAGCGAAATGCCCGAAGAAGTGGCGTTTTTTGTGGCCAAAAACGTGCGCTCCAATGTGCGAGAGCTCGAAGGCGCGTTACGCAAAATTCTGGCGTATTCGCGCTTTAACCAAAAGGACATCTCCATCCAACTGGCCCGCGACGCCCTGCGCGACCTGCTGTCCATCCAGAACCGCCAGATCAGCGTCGAAAACATCCAGAAAACAGTGGCCGACTACTACAAGATCAAGGTCGCCGACATGTACAGCAAAAAGCGCCCCGCCAGCATCGCCCGCCCGCGCCAGATCGCCATGTACCTGGCCAAGGAAATGACCCAAAAGAGCCTGCCCGAGATCGGTGAGCTGTTTGGCGGGCGCGACCACACCACCGTCTTGCACGCCGTCCGTAAAATCGGTGCCGAACGACTGCAAATGACCGATCTGAACCACCAACTGCACGTGCTGGAGCAGACCCTCAAGGGCTGAAACCCCATGCAAGCTGGCTTGATGCTTCAATTTCATGGGTTTGACATGTTTTCTGGTCTTTTTGAGGCCAAAAAACAGCGAAAATGCATGCTGATTTTGAAATCGGTGCCTGCCGCAAGCTGACACCAGATAAACCAACAAAGGTAGACAAATGATCGTCCTCAAGGCCACCCAAGACAAATTGCTGTCTATCCTGCAATCCGTGTCCGGCATTGTCGAACGCCGCAACACCCTTCCGGTGCTGGCAAATGTGCTGATTCGCAAGACAGGCCGCGCCGTGCAACTGACCACCAGCGACCTCGAAATCCAGATCCGCACCACCGCCGAGATGGATGGCGACCCGGGAGACTTCACCACCACCGTGGGGGCTCGCAAACTCATCGACATCCTGCGCACCATGCCTGCTGACCAGACCGTCAGTCTGGAATCCTCGCAAGCCAAGCTGATCTTGAAGGGTGGCAAGTCCAAATTCACCGTGCAGACGCTGCCCGCAGAAGACTTTCCACTGGTGCAAGAAGCCGCCAGCTTTGGCCCCGTGTTCAGCGTGCCACAAAAAACACTCAAACAGTTGCTCGGCGAAGTCTCGTTTGCCATGGCCCTGCATGACATCCGCTACTACCTCAACGGCATCCTGTTTGTGGCCGAAGGCAACCGGCTGAGCCTGGTCGCCACCGACGGCCACCGCCTGGCTTTCACCGCCGCCACGCTCGACGTGGAAGTGCCCACCAAACAAGAAGTCATCCTGCCCCGCAAGACCGTGACCGAATTGCAGCGTTTGCTTTCGGACGCCGACGGCGCGATCGAGATGCAATTTGCCAGCAACCAGGCCAAGTTCAGTTTTGACGGCATGGAATTCGTGACCAAGCTGGTCGAAGGCAAGTTCCCTGACTACAACCGCGTCATCCCCAAAGGCCACCGCAACAACCTGACCTTGGGCCGTCAGGCCTTGCTGTCTTGCTTGCAGCGCACCGCCATCCTGACCAGCGACAAATTCAAGGGTGTGCGCCTGAACCTCGACCCCGGCAGTCTGCGCGTGGCCTCCACCAACGCCGAGCAAGAAGAAGCCGTGGACGAACTCGACATCGATTACGGCGGCGACGCCATCGAAATCGGCTTCAACGTCACCTACATCATCGACGTGCTCAGCAACATGGGCCAGGACATGGTCCGCATCGATCTGGCCGATGGCAACAGCTCGGCGCTGATCACCATCCCCGACAACGACAACTTCAAGTATGTGGTGATGCCCATGCGCATTTAAGGCTCGCACCATACGCCAATAGACCCCATCGAAACCCGCGACCCCTCGCGGGTTTCGGCCATTCAAGCGACACAGAAAAACCCACATGACCGACGACATCACCCCCAGCGAAGACACCTTCACCACCGCGCAACCCAAGATCGACGCCAACCAGGCGGGCGCATCCGAAGGCTACGGCGAAGGCTCCATCCAGATTCTGGAAGGCCTGGAGGCGGTGCGCAAGCGCCCCGGCATGTACATCGGTGACACGTCAGACGGCACCGGTCTGCACCACTTGGTGTTCGAGGTGGTCGACAACTCGATCGACGAAGCACTGGCGGGCCACTGCGATGACATCGTCGTCACCATCCACACCGACAACTCGATTTCCGTCACCGACAACGGCCGTGGCATCCCCACCGGTGTCAAGATGGACGACAAGCACGAGCCCAAGCGCAGTGCGTCAGAGATCGCCTTGACCGAGCTGCACGCGGGCGGCAAGTTCAATCAAAACAGCTACAAGGTCTCGGGCGGTTTGCACGGCGTGGGCGTGTCTTGCGTCAACGCCCTGAGCAAATGGCTGCGCCTCACAGTGCGCCGCGAAGGCAAAGTGCACCAGATCGACTTTGCCAAAGGCTTTGTGCAAAACCGTTTGCTCGAGACTGTGGACGGCATCGAAATTTCGCCCATGCGCGTCACCGGTGCCACCGACAAACGGGGCACCGAAGTGCACTTTTTGCCCGACATCGAAATCTTCACGCAAAACACCGATTTCCATTACGAGATTTTGGCCAAGCGTTTGCGCGAGCTGTCCTTCTTGAACAACGGCGTGCGCATTCGCCTGAAGGACGAACGCAGCGGCAAAGAAGACGACTTTTCGGGCGCCGGTGGCGTCAAGGGCTTTGTGGACTTCATCAACGCCAACAAAAAAGTGCTGCACCCCAACGCCTTCCACGCCAACGGCGAGCGCCCTGCTGACAGCTACGGCGGCATCCCCGGCACCAGCATCGGTGTCGAAGTCGCCATGCAATGGAACGACGGCTACAACGAATCGGTGCTGTGCTTCACCAACAACATTCCACAGCGTGACGGCGGCACCCACCTCACGGGCTTGCGCGCGGCCATGACCCGCGTGATTGGCAAGTACATCGAGCAAAACGAGATCGCCAAAAAACAAAAAGTCGAAGTCAGTGGCGACGACATGCGCGAAGGCCTGTGCTGCGTGCTGAGCGTCAAAGTGCCCGAGCCCAAGTTCAGCAGCCAGACCAAAGACAAGCTGGTCTCGAGTGAAGTGCGTGCCCCGGTCGAAGACATCGTGGCCAAAGCCTTGACCGACTTTTTGGAAGAGCGCCCGAACGACGCCAAGATCATTTGCGGCAAGATCGTGGAAGCAGCCCGCGCCCGCGAAGCCGCTCGCAAAGCCCGCGAAATGACGCGCCGCAAAGGCGTGCTCGACGGCATGGGTCTGCCCGGCAAACTGGCCGACTGCCAAGAAAAAGACCCCGCCCTGTGCGAAATCTACATCGTTGAGGGCGACTCCGCAGGCGGCTCGGCCAAACAAGGCCGCGACCGCAAATTCCAAGCCATCTTGCCCCTGCGCGGCAAGATCCTGAACGTCGAAAAAGCCCGCTACGAAAAGCTGCTGACCAGCAACGAAATCGTCACGCTCATCACGGCGCTTGGCACCGGCATTGGCAAAGCCAGCGCTGAAAGCGGCAAGAGCGGCACCGACGACTTCAATGTCGACAAACTGCGTTACCACCGCATCATCATCATGACCGACGCCGACGTGGACGGCGCGCACATCCGCACCCTGCTGCTCACCTTCTTTTATCGCCAAATGCCCGACCTGGTCGAGCGCGGTCACATCTACATTGCCCAGCCACCGCTCTACAAAGTCAAAGCGGGCAAAGAAGAGCTGTACCTCAAAGACGGCCCGGCACTCGACGGCTTCTTGCTGCGCATCGCGCTCAAAGACGCCAGCATCAGCACCGGTGGGGCTGCGCCGCAAGTGCTCACAGGCGACACCCTCGAAGCCCTGGCCCGCAAACACCAAGTGGCCGAACACGTCATAGCCCGCCTGTCCAACTTCATGGACGCCGAAGCCCTGCGCGCCATGGCCGACGGCGTGTCGCTCAACCTCGACACCATGGAACAAGCCGCCGCCTGCGCCCCCGCGCTGCAAGCCAAGCTGCGCGAACTCAACACCACCGGCATCCCGGCCGAAGTGGCCGCCGAGTTTGACGTGCGCACCGACAAACCGATTCTGCGCATCAGCCGCCGCCACCACGGCAACATCAAGAGCAGCATCATCACGCAAGACTTTGTGCACGGTGCCGATTACGGCGCGCTGGCCGAAGCGGCCGAGACCTTCCGGGGCTTGCTCAGCGAAGGCGCCAAAGCCCTGCGCGGTGAAGGCGAGCGCCAGAAAGAAGAAAAAGTGGGCGACTTCCGCCAAGCCATGCATTGGCTCATCAGCGAAGCCGAACGCACCACCAGCCGCCAGCGCTATAAGGGTCTGGGCGAAATGAACCCCGCCCAACTGTGGGAAACCACCATGGACCCCACCGTGCGCCGCCTGCTGCGCGTGCAGATCGACGACGCCATCGAAGCCGACCGCGTGTTCACCATGCTCATGGGCGACGAGGTGGAGCCACGCCGCCACTTCATCGAGAGCAACGCGCTGCGGGCGGGGAACATCGATATTTGATCGATCTTGCAGCCGTACCCTTAAGCTGAGAAAAAGGGGCCCATCAGTTGTGAAACTGATGGGCCCTTTGCTTTGGCGCGCCCAATGTGGCCTTGTATGCTTGCTAAAAGTGCAGCAAAATGACTTTGACTGATTTCCTTTAAGGAAGCAACTGATTGCAAACCGCTTCCATTTAGGCTATTATTAAAATCAGATTAACCAGCCTATAGGCTAGCAATGTCTTCTGAACTGAACCAGCTTCGACTCGAACAAGTGCAGTACACCCTTTCCGGCTACGCGGACTTGGTCAAGCGGCAGCCACCGTCACGGGGATGGCTGAAGCTCATCCGAGAAGCCCTGGGTCGAACGGAACGTCAGCAGGCTCAGCGGCTGGGCATCTCAGGGGCGACGCTGCACAAGTCTGAACAGTCCGAAGCGGAGGATCGCATCTCCCTCGGACAACTGCGCAAACTCGCTGATGGACTGGATTGCGAACTGGTTTATGCACTGGTTCCCAGACGCCCGCTCACGGACGTGGTTCAGGAACGCGCTCGTGCCATCGCGATGGAAGAGGTTGGCAGCGTAGCCCACACCATGGGTCTTGAAGACCAGCGCCCCGGCGCAGAACGGCTGCGCAAACAGGTGGAACGCAGGACCGAAGAATTGCTGCGCGGCCGCTGGTCAGACCTATGGCGATAGACCTGGACGAACAAGACGGCCAGACACCCCTGGACCCCGACGAAAAGACCGGGCTCATCCCGGGGCACCTGGCCACCCAGGGGGATCTGAACGACTGGGAGCAGGAGAACATCTTGCGCGCCGTGCGCTGGCTCAAGCGGGTCAAAGCACCGCAAGTGCTCAGCGAAGGGTTTTGCCGAGAGCTGCACGAGCAGATGTTCGGGAAGACTTGGGCATGGGCGGGTACGTTTCGCAAGTCCGACAAAAACATCGGCTGCGATTGGACACAGGTTGCGGTGCAGCTCAAGAACCTGTTCGACAACACGCGTTGGTGGGTCGACAACGCCACGTTTCCTCCCGATGAAATCGCAGCACGCTTTCACCGCGACTTGGTCTGGATTCATCCCTTCCCCAATGGCAATGGCCGACATTCACGCATGATGGCTGACGCCTTGCTGCGAAGCCTTGGCCAAGCTGCGTTCACATGGGGAAGCGGCGGCAGTCTGGTTGCCGCCAACGATGTTCGGGCACGGTACCTGGCAGCACTGCGAGCTGCAGACCAAGGTGACTATCAGCTTCTGCTTGCGTTTGTCCGCAGTTGAGCGCTCAACCCATCAACCCACCCCACTTTGCAACCCAAACACCACACTCATAGGCTGGCTGCCCTGGTGTGATTGGTAGAGCACGCGGCCGTGGTAAGTGAAGGGGGCCGCTTTGCCTGCGGCCAGTTTGTTTTCGCGCACAAACAAATGGATGTCGATGTCCAAAGCGGCGTGGCGGATGATCTCTTGGCCGCGCATGCTGCTTGGGTCGGTGGCGTTCTGGCTTTGCCAGTGAAAGTGGCTGTCATCGATCCAGTGGTCCATGTACTTGTGAGCATCAGCAGTGCCTTGCAGAAGTAATTTCAGGTAACATGTACGTTTAATCGATCATTCTGTAAATAAATATCGATTTAACGAACATGAAAATCAATCAATCTGCCATGCTCATGCCGTCACAGCAAGAAGAGTGCGCCCGCTTGGGGCAACTTCTGGCGCGCCTGCGGTTGGCGCGTCAAGTCAAGCAGGCTGACGCTGCGCTGCGTGCAGGGCTGTCTCGCAACACGGCCTATCGCCTTGAAAAGGGAGAGCCCGGCATCGCGCTTGGGCAAGTTTTGCGCTACCTGCAGGCCATCTCGCCAGGCAGCACGCTGTTGGACTTGTTGTCTGAAAAAGATCCGGCGTTGCTGGCGCTCAGTGCGCGTGAAAAAACCCAGCGGGTCCGCGACCTGAGCGCGGCTGAGCGCGAAGAACTGGACTTTTAAGGGGGGACAAAATTGACCGCTAAAGCCCTGAAACTGATGGTCTTTGCCCACCTGGGGCAGAACTGGAACCCTTGTGGGCAGTTGCTCATGACAGAAGAAAACACCGAGGTACTTGCTTCGAGTTTTGCTTATGGCATGAACTACGCACGTCGGCCAGATGCACTGGAAATTGATCCCGTGAGCCTGAGCCTGAAAAAGCGCGATGACGTGTTGGGCAAGCGGCTCCTGCCTGCCAACCAATTGCCCATGTTCGGCGGTATTCGTGACGCGGCACCTGACTCATGGGGTCGTCGCGTCATCGAAGCCAAGCTCAAAGTACCCGCCAACAGCCTGCCAGAGTCTCAGTATTTGCTCCATGCAGGCAGCGACCGTGTGGGGGCGCTCGACATCAGAACCAGCATCCACGACGGCCCCAGTCATGGCCCCCATGTTTCGCACGACCTATCGCACCTGATAGATGCAGCAGACCGCATCGAGGAAGGGCTGCCCGTACCTGCGCACCTCGAAGCCATTTTTGTGGATGGCACAGGACTCGGTGGTGCGCGGCCCAAAGCCTCAGTGCGTGATGCACAAGGCGTGCTGTGGCTAGCCAAGTTTTCCAGTCAAAAAGACAGCTTCGATGTGCCCGGCGTGGAAAGTGCTGCACTCCGGCTGGCCGCAGAGGCTGGCTTGAATGTTCCCGCACTCGACATGTGCACCATCGGTGAACGCAAGATCATGCTCATTCGGCGCTTCGACCGCTACTGGCTAGCACCGGATGGTGTCGTTGGCGCGTCAGACAACTTGTTTCAAACACAACCGGGGGAAGGCCGAATGGAGCACCGATTGGGGTTTGTCAGCGGCTTGACCATGGTCGCCTGCGACGAAACCGAGTCGCGCACCAAGGCTTATACCGACCTCGCCCAAGCTGTGCGTGACCACTGCCACCCCAGTGTTATCCGAGCAGACAACGCAGAGCTTTTCAAACGCATGGTCTTCAACATCTTGGTGAGCAACGACGATGACCACCTGCGCAACCACGGCTTTTTGTGGGACCCCAGGCTGCACGGCTGGCGCTTGAGCCCCTTGTATGACGTCTTGCCCCGAGCAAGCCACGCTACCGAACGCTTCCTGCATCTGGGCGTGGGCCCGCAAGGGCGACTGGCCACCCTGGACAACGCACTGGCCGCGCATGCACGTTTCACCCTCTCCAAGGCCGAAGCCCTGCTGATGATGGCGCAGGTCTGGCAGACCGTCAGGGAGTGGAAAGTCTATTTTGAGCAATTCGGCGTCACTGACCCGGAAATCGGCAAGATCGCGCCAGCGTTCCGGCATTTGGACAAGGTGTCGACACCCGAACTGCGCAAGTCGCTGCCGTAGGTCAGGCGCAGCACCGCCAGCTCTCAGCCCATCAACCCGCCCCACTTTGCAACCCAAACACCACACTCATAGGCTGGCTGCCCTGGTGTGATTGGTAGAGCACGCGGCCGTGGTAGGTGAAGGGGGCCGCTTTGCCTGCGGCCAGTTTGTTTTCGCGCACAAACAAATGGATGTCGATGCCCAAAGCGGCGTGGCGGATGATCTCTTGGCCGCGCTTGCTGCTCGGGTCAGTGGCGTTTTGGCTTTGCCAGCGTGCGCATGTCGTCGGTGGCGGGCAAGTCTTCGTAGTCCGGGTTGTTGGCCTTCAAGATGTATTGGCCGTCACGGTTTTTGGTGACCACCCGCAGCAGGTGGCAGGGAATGTTGATATTTGAGTGGCGTGCCGACGTCTAGAAATCAAACCGCGCACGGCCATTCGACAGCGTCACCCTGTCTGCCGTGGTGTGGCAGTGCCATTGTTCATAACGGCCATCGGGTGTCACCATGGTCAAACTGCTCGGGTCAAAAACTGCTGCGCACACATGGTCGGTGGCACGCACCGACGCGTAGCGAATCCATGTCACCTCTGTCTGAGAGTCCCGAACCAGCGTGGCCAGTTTTTGGGTTTCGGTGTAGTCGCCCGGATGCATCCAGAGCGCCTGCGCCAAAACCCACGGGTGCGACAGCAAATCCAAAGCGCGACCCTGAACAGAGGCTTCGTACATCGAGTGCTCTGTGCTGATCGACTGCTTCATGAGCCCTGCGCTGTCCAGCAAAAAGCGCTGACGCCAATAGGCAACTTCTGCACAGGCGCAATATGCGTCATCAGCCCCGTACCAAATGCCCGGCGAATGGACAGCGCGAAAGCGGGAGCCCGTTTGGGGCACATACCGAAAAGGCGCAGCCAAAAGGTAGTGCAAACCGTTTGCCTGTGGTGGGAGCGGCGGCTTGCTGGTCTCCAGCATTTCTTCCAGCAACAGTTGCTCATCGGCAGAATCCACCAAGCGCATGGTGGCTGCGATGTGCTGCGTCTCCACCATTCGAAACGCAGGCATGTGCAAGTCGGCGGTGAATTCATGAACCCAATCCGGGTTCCATGAAGCCGATGACGTCAAGCCGCACCCCGCATGCCATCCAGATAAGACAGTGCAGTCACAAGGCCCTGAGGGCTTTCAATCAGCGTGGCCGGAATGCCGTTCAACGCTTTGTTGTGGCTGCGCAGCCAATCCTGCCGCTTTTGTGCATCGCCACCCACAAGAGGGTCCAAAGAGCGGAACAAACGCACCAACAGCAGCGCCAGTTGTCCCTCTTTAGACGTTGGGTCGATGCCCCGGCTGCCGTTGGCAATGCGGCTGATGGTCGGCTCACTGAACCCGATCACGCGGGCCAAAGCCGCACTCGACAGATGCAACTCTTGGGCAGCGCGCATGGTGGCTTTACCCAGCACCATGAATTTGTCGGGGGCAGTGACTGCGTTGGTTAGCATGGCGTGCTCCACTATTTCTATGGAAATAATTTACCATAAAAACAAAATATTTACATGTTTTATGAACTCATTCACCATTGACATATGTAAACTGACACTTGTCATGTTCTCAAAATTGAATTTTGGCGACATGACAGGGGTGACGTGTACTCGTCAAGAACATGACGACGCTCTCATGACCGAGATGCTCCAAGCCCTGCTGGACGAAACCCAAGGTGAAGAAAAGCATCCCGCGATGGGCTTGGTCGACATCGTGGGCGATCTGATCGAGGACTATGAAGCCAAGCAACACCCTCTGCCTGAAGTCACGGGTGTGCAAGCTCTGAAATTCCTGATGGAACAACACGGGCTGAAGCAAAGCGACCTTAGCGAGATCGGCAGTCAGGGCGTGGTGTCCGAAATCCTGACGGGCAAGCGCGAACTCAACATTCGCCAGGTGCGAGCGCTCAGCGAACGGTTCGGCGTTTCTTCCGCGACCTTTGTTTAAAAGGCGTGGAACACGCCCTCAGCTTCGCCCTGCAAACCATCGCCCACAGGGGTGGGCTCCTACACCAACAAACATCGCCACCGGCCTTCACCGCCAGCGCTCAGCCCATCAACCCGCCTCACTTTGCAACCCAAACACCACACTCATAGGCTGGCTGCCCTGGTGTGATTGGTAGACCACGCGGCCGTGGTAGGTGAAGGGGGCCGCTTTGCCTGCGGCCAGTTTGTTTTCGCGCACAAACAAATGGATGTCGATGCCCAAAGCGGCGTGGCGGATGATCTCTTGGCCGCGCTTGCTGCTCGGGTCAGTGGCGTTTTGGCTTTGCCAGTGAAAGTGGCTGTCATCGAGCCAGTGGTCCATGTACTTGTGCTCGTCGGCCTTGCCTTGCTTGTTGATCGTGACCAACAGGATGTGCGCCTTTTTGGGGGCGAGCACCACATGACCGACATTCCAATTACCCGGATTGAAGGTTTCACCAAACAGCGGCGGAATGTCTTCGCGCATGAATGGTTCACCAATGGCCAGATCGAGCGGGTCAATGATGTGGCGCAAACGGGCCAGCGTGCGCATGTCGTCGGTGGCGAGCAAGTCTTCGTAGTCCGGGTTGTTGGCCTTCAAGATGTATTGGCCGTCACGGGTTTTGGTGACCACGCGCAGCAGGTATTGGTTGTCGCCACTGTCGTCTTGCCGCTCGATGGCCACCACGCTCCCCGTGATCGAACCCGCACGGCTGGGCGTGATCAATTCGTATGATCAGAATGGAGTGTCCTGCTACAGAGCACAATAGATACGATGTCGGATATTTGATGCGTCAGTTCCACTAGCGGTCTCCAGTAACTCCAAAATATGGCGGTTAGCAGGTTTTGAAAAAACCTCCATCACTGCATTCTGATTTCTTTGATCATTTCGAAATTATCCGGCTGCGGTTTTTTCGTATGGTGCGTAAACGGTCAGCCGTGTACGCGTCTCAATCTGTTTAGCACTATGAGAAAAAGCCTATTTCCGGCCGATTCAGATCCCCTATCAGCATGCCTCGATCCAGTAGCCGATTCTGCATCTCACATGAGGTCTCCGGCAACAGGCCGCAGGAATGGCATGCAGCGAGATTGCAGTTGTCCGGACCTTGGCCGGTGCTCTCGATGCAAACAGGATCACTTGAACACCAGCGAGCGCGATCAAGTGCCCGAGCAATTGTGCGGTCGAGCTGTTCTGGCTCACCCATCCGAACGAGTCCTCCCATAGTGCCTTCCGAATCTCCTGCGGCGGTGTAAATCAGGATTCCGGACATCTGCGGTTGAGTATCTGAGAAGTAGATGCGTTCACGCAGTGAGGATGAACCATATCCGCAGTCGAACACGAGTTGGCTGATCAGAACATGTGCAAATGTGTGCATTAGAACGAGAACAGGGGATGCGTCATCAACATGAATCTGGCGCCTCGCTGCCTGAGCTTGGAGATTCCGATTAACTTGGCGAAGCCGCTCCCTGTGCAGAGCACCGAATTCCTTGTCCCAATTGGCAAGACGCTCTTCATCGAACCTGAGGAAAATTCCTTCGCCGCGGACTACAGCGGCAGGAAGCCAGTTGCGTTGAGTCCTCGAGATGAGCTTCCAGCGTTGGGCTGGCGGCATGTTTGAACTGGCGTAGATTCTGCTGAAGCCGACAAATGCCCGCGTCTCCCGCAACTTGTCGAGCAGCGCAACACGGGAGAAGTTACTGCGCACTAGGTCGGTGTAGCTCTCAATGGGCTTGCTCCGCACTAGCAGATTCACTTTTGGAAGTCCGTCCTGCCCATCCCGGCAGAAAGCGCGGTACTCCTCTGCGCGATAGGTTTTGTCCGAAACGTCCTCCGTGAGTTGTGAATCGCCCTCCGATCCAATTCCTTCACGACGTTTCAGCCATATGGTCACTGATTCCACTAGCAGTCCCGGATCGATTGACCAGTCTGGAGCAGCGGTGTTAATGAGATCAGCGAGAATTTTGGAAGAAACCTTTCCATCTGCCGCTACCTTGACCTTCTGAACCAAGGCACTGGCGGTTAGCCGTGGGTGGGTCAGTATTTCGTGCAGGATGTGCGTGTTGACCGCACCAGCGAGGACCTCCGGCTTAACCTCGGACTCCGGATGACGACGTCGCAAGATAATACCTGCTGCCTTTGGCCCCAGCGTTCCGTTTTCCGCTGCTAGTGCTCCGTTAAGGAGTTCTTGTTTGAATGTGTAATCGTCGAGTAGATCGAGCACCGGTTGGGGCAGACCATTGTCTTCAATATCCGGAACGTAGATCGAGCTACGGACATCGCCGAAGTAGAGGTTGCTTGCTCCGCGAAGCACCGCCCTCAGGTTCTGCCCACATGGATCGGTAGGGTCTTCGCCGCCATCGCCCAGTCCGAGTGCAGGGTTCTGTCCATTGCACATGATGTTCATTGCGGTGAGGGCCGACGTGCCATCGGGTTCGACGCTGAACGCACCGGCGAGCGACCTGCGTGCTACTTCGATAATTCCTGAATCATTTTGGCGCTCGGCAACGATAACCACGCCAGCAATTGACGCAGAGCCTGTGGAAATGATGCGCAGCCAGCGGTCATTCCTGATGCCATCCCAATCGGAACGATCAAGGCCAAGCCACTCGATCCACGGGAAATCTCGCAGGTGACCCGACTGGCATGCACTGACAAAACGGACTTGGACAGCTCGCCTCCTAGAATGACTCCGTCCTTTTTCTGCGCCGCTACCAATGGGCCCTAGACAATCTGGTGCAGATCGATGGTGATACTTTGCCTCGAACATACGACCGCAGCGGGGGCACGAGTGCCACAGCGGGAATCTCAGGAAAGGCAGTTTTAGGCCAAGGTTGACGGCGCTTCCCGCGCCGCCGCCTTCTACCATCCGGAAGTCTGGAGGCTGGACAAAGAAATCGACGCCGAGACGCTTCGCGAGCCTCGGTTCATCATCTACTCGGAATTCACGATGATCAGGGTTCCTCTCATCGAAGGGCCAAGCGTCTAGACCGGCGTGGATCAATGAGACTGGTCCTGGGAAGTCAACCATAGCACCGACACCGAACGGTGACACGGCCTGTGATCGTCTGATTGGGCGGGTCATGGGTTTCCCCCTGGAATGTTGTTGTAATGCATTGTGAGATCAGCCTCGCAGCTCGCATCGACATTT
Protein-coding regions in this window:
- a CDS encoding DUF1998 domain-containing protein, with the protein product MTRPIRRSQAVSPFGVGAMVDFPGPVSLIHAGLDAWPFDERNPDHREFRVDDEPRLAKRLGVDFFVQPPDFRMVEGGGAGSAVNLGLKLPFLRFPLWHSCPRCGRMFEAKYHHRSAPDCLGPIGSGAEKGRSHSRRRAVQVRFVSACQSGHLRDFPWIEWLGLDRSDWDGIRNDRWLRIISTGSASIAGVVIVAERQNDSGIIEVARRSLAGAFSVEPDGTSALTAMNIMCNGQNPALGLGDGGEDPTDPCGQNLRAVLRGASNLYFGDVRSSIYVPDIEDNGLPQPVLDLLDDYTFKQELLNGALAAENGTLGPKAAGIILRRRHPESEVKPEVLAGAVNTHILHEILTHPRLTASALVQKVKVAADGKVSSKILADLINTAAPDWSIDPGLLVESVTIWLKRREGIGSEGDSQLTEDVSDKTYRAEEYRAFCRDGQDGLPKVNLLVRSKPIESYTDLVRSNFSRVALLDKLRETRAFVGFSRIYASSNMPPAQRWKLISRTQRNWLPAAVVRGEGIFLRFDEERLANWDKEFGALHRERLRQVNRNLQAQAARRQIHVDDASPVLVLMHTFAHVLISQLVFDCGYGSSSLRERIYFSDTQPQMSGILIYTAAGDSEGTMGGLVRMGEPEQLDRTIARALDRARWCSSDPVCIESTGQGPDNCNLAACHSCGLLPETSCEMQNRLLDRGMLIGDLNRPEIGFFS